The following proteins come from a genomic window of Tepidiforma thermophila:
- a CDS encoding ABC transporter ATP-binding protein, with translation MRWLLRLLPYLKAYRGQFILAWVCVILAGAFVMISPLLIKFAIDFGLQPVRDAEGRLIGLDGNERLLILGASAIIAFAIARGAAAFGQQYLGETIGQSVAYDIRNRIYDNLQRLSFAYHDKVQTGQIMSRATQDVENIRIFFSMGLLRLSYVVLMIVISIVGMLVINWQLALVSFISLPILAWRSIVTSRRLRPMWLQIQQNQAEMTQVAEEGLSGIRVVKAFAREDYESKKFADAAKRQADLSYQAALIQANNQPLLQGISAAQIALTVGVGSWLVSRGSLQAQDVLTFTLWLNLLQLPVRTLGFMINIIARAISSAERVFELIDAQSAVQEKPGAIPLADVKGHVVFENVSFSYDNLSPVLSGINIDAKPGQVIALLGPTGSGKSTIVNLIPRFYDVTEGRILIDGIDIRDVTIDSLRRNIGIVQQDVFLFIGTIRDNIAYGKPDASQEEIEHAAKAARIHDFIVSLPYGYDEWVGERGVTLSGGQKQRIAIARTLLLDPKILIFDDSTASVDTQTEFLIQQALQELMKGRTTFVIAQRLRTVMRADQIIVLDRGRIIQRGTHQELIQQEGLYRRIYELELRDQEEALGRPVAPVPADSSALAERIRERVRRGDTEGLPQQLVERVRTRLLAEGQAGGGS, from the coding sequence GTGCGCTGGCTTTTGCGACTGCTCCCCTATCTCAAGGCCTACCGCGGCCAGTTCATCCTCGCTTGGGTCTGCGTCATCCTCGCCGGCGCCTTCGTCATGATCAGCCCCCTGCTGATCAAGTTCGCCATCGACTTCGGCCTCCAGCCCGTCCGCGACGCCGAAGGACGCCTCATCGGCCTCGATGGCAACGAGCGGCTCCTCATCCTCGGCGCCTCCGCGATCATCGCCTTCGCCATCGCCCGCGGCGCAGCAGCCTTCGGCCAGCAGTACCTCGGCGAAACCATCGGCCAGAGCGTCGCCTACGACATTCGCAACCGCATCTACGACAACCTCCAGCGCCTCAGCTTCGCCTACCACGATAAGGTCCAGACCGGCCAGATCATGAGCCGCGCCACCCAGGACGTGGAGAACATCCGCATCTTCTTCTCCATGGGCCTCCTCCGCCTCTCCTACGTCGTGCTCATGATCGTCATCTCGATCGTGGGCATGCTCGTTATCAACTGGCAGCTCGCCCTCGTCTCCTTCATCTCCCTCCCCATCCTCGCCTGGCGCTCCATCGTCACCAGCCGCCGCCTCCGCCCCATGTGGCTCCAGATCCAGCAGAACCAGGCCGAAATGACCCAGGTCGCCGAAGAGGGCCTCTCCGGCATCCGCGTTGTCAAAGCCTTCGCCCGCGAAGACTACGAGAGCAAAAAATTCGCCGACGCTGCAAAACGCCAGGCCGACCTCTCCTACCAGGCCGCCCTGATCCAGGCGAACAACCAGCCCCTCCTCCAGGGCATCTCCGCCGCCCAGATCGCCCTCACCGTCGGGGTCGGCTCCTGGCTCGTCTCCCGCGGCTCACTCCAGGCCCAGGACGTCCTCACCTTCACCCTCTGGCTCAACCTCCTCCAGCTCCCCGTCCGCACCCTCGGCTTCATGATCAACATCATCGCCCGCGCCATCAGCTCCGCAGAGCGCGTCTTCGAACTGATCGACGCCCAGTCCGCCGTCCAGGAAAAGCCCGGCGCCATCCCCCTCGCCGACGTCAAAGGCCACGTCGTCTTCGAAAACGTCAGCTTCAGCTACGACAACCTCAGCCCCGTCCTCTCCGGCATCAACATCGATGCAAAGCCCGGCCAGGTCATCGCCCTGCTCGGCCCGACCGGCTCCGGCAAGTCCACCATCGTCAACCTCATCCCCCGCTTCTACGACGTCACCGAAGGCCGCATCCTCATCGACGGCATCGACATCCGCGACGTCACCATCGACTCCCTCCGCCGCAACATCGGCATCGTCCAGCAGGACGTCTTCCTCTTCATCGGCACCATCCGCGACAACATCGCCTACGGCAAACCCGATGCCTCCCAGGAAGAGATCGAGCACGCCGCCAAAGCCGCCCGCATCCACGACTTCATCGTCTCCCTCCCCTACGGCTACGACGAATGGGTCGGCGAACGCGGCGTCACCCTCTCCGGCGGCCAAAAACAGCGCATCGCCATCGCCCGCACCCTCCTCCTCGACCCCAAAATCCTCATCTTCGATGACTCCACCGCCAGCGTGGATACCCAGACCGAATTCCTCATCCAGCAGGCCCTCCAGGAGCTCATGAAGGGCCGCACCACTTTCGTCATCGCACAGCGCCTCCGCACCGTCATGCGCGCCGACCAAATCATCGTGCTCGACCGGGGCCGCATCATCCAGCGCGGCACCCATCAGGAGCTCATCCAGCAGGAAGGCCTCTACCGCCGCATCTACGAGCTCGAACTCAGAGACCAGGAAGAGGCCCTCGGGCGCCCCGTCGCTCCTGTCCCCGCCGACAGCTCCGCCCTTGCCGAGCGCATCCGCGAACGCGTCCGCCGCGGCGACACCGAAGGCCTGCCCCAGCAGCTCGTTGAGCGCGTCCGCACCCGCCTCCTCGCCGAAGGCCAGGCCGGGGGAGGCTCCTGA
- a CDS encoding ABC transporter ATP-binding protein produces MGMWGGAGAGGWSSGIGGQPGGPLGRAMMGRGADGWDDEYLGKVYDAKVVRRILPYLAEYKLQAVIAVACMVLSALASFFQPLLIGLTVQAGINHDTERIFTLLGTMLGLAVLQWLAAYGQQRTTAWMGNRILMKLRTQMYDHMQGLSLSFYDEMEVGRMISRLTSDVTVMQELLTSGSLTFFADIIGLTIIVVVLLNIDLTLALVTFAIVPPLVLVMIFWARHARQAFINVRIKVSTLYGTLAENVSGVKAVQSMSREDENARRFDRLNQDNRRANIWAGMLSAAIMPVIELSVAIATASVVIVGGLRALNASDVDVAHFFFVLTSFTLYVGRFFDPIRDLVLQYTMLQRAMAGGERIFQVLDTVPRVQDRPDAIELDHVEGRVDFEDVHFHYVEGVPILRGITLHVEPGETIALVGATGAGKTTITSLLMRGYDVTAGAIKIDGHDIRDIKRRSLTRHMGVVLQNPYLFSGTVRENIAYGRPEATQEEIERAAKAVGAHDFIMRLEHGYDTVLQQRGQNLSVGQRQLISFARAILASPRILILDEATAYVDTQTEVIIQRALRELLKNRTSFVIAHRLSTIREASRIVVLDKGQIAEIGTHEELLARGGIYANLYRMTYDQEQARQAAAAVSEDEAFASRRRGEVFGGAAPQPAAGGQ; encoded by the coding sequence ATGGGCATGTGGGGCGGCGCAGGCGCCGGAGGCTGGAGCTCCGGCATCGGCGGCCAGCCGGGCGGGCCCCTCGGCCGCGCCATGATGGGCCGCGGCGCCGACGGCTGGGACGACGAGTACCTCGGCAAGGTCTACGACGCCAAAGTCGTCCGCCGCATCCTCCCCTACCTCGCCGAATACAAACTGCAGGCCGTCATCGCCGTCGCCTGCATGGTCCTCTCCGCCCTCGCCAGCTTCTTCCAGCCGCTCCTCATCGGCCTCACCGTCCAGGCCGGCATCAACCACGACACCGAGCGGATCTTCACCCTCCTCGGCACCATGCTCGGCCTCGCGGTCCTCCAGTGGCTCGCCGCCTACGGCCAGCAGCGCACCACCGCCTGGATGGGCAACCGCATCCTCATGAAGCTCCGCACCCAGATGTACGACCACATGCAGGGCCTCTCCCTCTCCTTCTACGACGAGATGGAAGTCGGCCGCATGATCTCCCGCCTCACCAGCGACGTCACCGTCATGCAGGAGCTGCTCACCAGCGGCTCCCTCACCTTCTTCGCCGACATCATCGGCCTCACGATCATCGTCGTCGTCCTCCTCAACATCGACCTCACCCTCGCCCTCGTCACCTTCGCCATCGTCCCCCCGCTCGTCCTCGTCATGATCTTCTGGGCCCGCCACGCCCGCCAGGCCTTCATCAACGTCCGCATCAAAGTCTCTACCCTCTACGGCACCCTCGCCGAGAACGTCTCCGGCGTCAAAGCCGTCCAGTCCATGTCCCGCGAGGACGAAAACGCCCGCCGCTTCGACCGCCTCAACCAGGACAACCGGCGCGCCAATATCTGGGCCGGCATGCTCAGCGCCGCCATCATGCCCGTCATCGAACTCTCCGTCGCCATCGCCACCGCCTCCGTCGTCATCGTCGGCGGCCTCCGCGCCCTCAACGCCTCCGACGTCGACGTCGCCCACTTCTTCTTCGTCCTCACCTCCTTCACCCTTTACGTCGGCCGCTTCTTCGATCCCATCCGCGACCTCGTCCTCCAGTACACCATGCTCCAGCGCGCCATGGCCGGCGGCGAACGCATCTTCCAGGTCCTCGATACCGTCCCCCGCGTCCAGGACCGCCCCGATGCCATCGAACTCGACCACGTCGAAGGCCGCGTCGATTTCGAAGACGTCCACTTCCACTACGTCGAGGGCGTCCCCATCCTCCGCGGCATCACCCTCCACGTCGAGCCCGGCGAAACCATCGCCCTCGTCGGCGCCACCGGAGCCGGCAAAACCACCATCACCTCCCTCCTCATGCGCGGCTACGACGTCACCGCCGGCGCCATCAAAATCGACGGCCACGACATCCGCGATATCAAGCGCCGCTCCCTCACCCGCCACATGGGCGTCGTCCTCCAGAACCCCTACCTCTTCTCCGGCACCGTCCGCGAAAACATCGCCTACGGCCGGCCCGAAGCCACCCAGGAAGAGATCGAGCGCGCCGCCAAAGCCGTCGGCGCCCACGACTTCATCATGCGCCTCGAGCACGGCTACGATACCGTCCTCCAGCAGCGCGGCCAGAACCTCTCCGTCGGCCAGCGGCAGCTCATCAGCTTCGCCCGCGCGATCCTCGCCTCGCCCCGCATCCTCATCCTCGACGAAGCGACCGCCTACGTGGATACCCAGACCGAGGTCATCATCCAGCGGGCCCTCCGCGAACTCCTCAAGAACCGCACCTCGTTCGTCATCGCCCACCGCCTCTCCACCATCCGCGAGGCCTCCCGCATCGTCGTCCTCGACAAAGGCCAGATCGCCGAGATCGGCACCCACGAAGAACTCCTCGCCCGCGGCGGCATCTACGCCAACCTCTACCGCATGACCTACGACCAGGAGCAGGCCCGCCAGGCCGCCGCCGCCGTCAGCGAAGACGAAGCCTTCGCCTCCCGCCGCCGCGGAGAAGTCTTCGGCGGCGCAGCCCCCCAGCCCGCCGCCGGCGGCCAGTAA
- a CDS encoding hemolysin family protein, whose amino-acid sequence MDDPALIGFGLAGLVVLIGLNALFVAAEFAFVGVRRTRVEQLAASGQARARLLLGALRQLDATIAATQLGITMCGLALGWLGEPVLAGLIEPGLAEALSWAPAQTAGIAATVLAFLLVTALVIIFAELAPKSIALARTEQVGLFVAPPVLVFARVFRPFVWFLHRSGALVVRSLGIRQRSPAEESLDPEELELVIEASARAGLLSTSELMLARRALEFSAIQADQIMVPRTEVVAIEAGSTLDEVLEVVERHHHSRYPVYEESLDHIVGILEVKDLVALVRRGETEWRPLVRPAVAIPESVSVEVAVQAMRAKQVQIVVLVDEHGGTSGILTADEVLYRLLGRWLGGRAQGGETLRTLPSGNLLVSGLALIADVEDATGAELADEDYDTVGGFIMARLGRIPRVGDRVEVPGYQFRVMAMDGRRVDRVLVTKVGTGNGEGAHGGDERGRNPGV is encoded by the coding sequence ATGGATGACCCTGCACTGATCGGTTTCGGGCTTGCGGGCCTGGTGGTGCTCATCGGGCTGAACGCGCTGTTCGTGGCGGCGGAGTTCGCCTTTGTTGGGGTGCGGCGGACGCGGGTGGAGCAGCTGGCGGCGTCGGGGCAGGCGCGGGCGCGGCTGCTGCTCGGGGCGCTGCGGCAGCTGGATGCGACGATTGCGGCGACGCAGCTCGGTATTACGATGTGCGGGCTGGCGCTGGGATGGCTCGGGGAGCCGGTGCTGGCCGGGCTGATTGAGCCGGGGCTGGCGGAGGCGCTTTCCTGGGCGCCGGCGCAGACGGCGGGGATTGCTGCGACGGTGCTCGCATTCCTGCTGGTGACGGCGCTGGTGATCATTTTTGCGGAGCTGGCGCCGAAATCGATTGCGCTGGCGCGGACGGAGCAGGTGGGGCTGTTCGTGGCGCCGCCGGTGCTGGTGTTCGCGCGGGTGTTCCGGCCGTTCGTGTGGTTCCTGCACCGGTCGGGGGCGCTGGTGGTCCGGTCGCTGGGTATCCGGCAGCGGTCTCCGGCGGAGGAGTCGCTGGACCCGGAGGAGCTGGAGCTGGTTATCGAAGCCTCGGCGCGGGCCGGGCTGCTCTCGACGAGTGAGCTGATGCTGGCCCGGCGGGCGCTGGAGTTCAGCGCGATCCAGGCGGACCAGATCATGGTGCCGCGGACGGAGGTGGTGGCGATCGAGGCAGGGTCAACGCTGGACGAGGTGCTGGAGGTGGTGGAGCGCCACCACCATTCGCGCTACCCGGTCTATGAGGAGAGCCTGGACCACATCGTGGGGATCCTGGAGGTGAAGGACCTGGTGGCGCTGGTTCGCCGGGGTGAGACGGAGTGGAGGCCGCTGGTGCGGCCGGCGGTGGCGATCCCGGAGTCGGTGAGTGTGGAGGTGGCGGTGCAGGCGATGCGGGCGAAGCAGGTGCAGATTGTGGTGCTGGTGGACGAACACGGGGGGACGAGCGGCATTCTGACGGCGGACGAGGTGCTCTACCGGCTGCTGGGGCGGTGGCTGGGCGGGCGCGCGCAGGGGGGCGAGACGCTGCGGACGCTGCCTTCGGGCAATCTGCTGGTTTCGGGGCTGGCGCTGATTGCGGACGTGGAGGATGCGACGGGAGCGGAGCTGGCGGATGAGGATTACGACACGGTCGGCGGGTTTATCATGGCGCGGCTGGGGCGGATCCCGCGGGTGGGGGACCGGGTGGAGGTGCCGGGGTACCAGTTCCGGGTGATGGCGATGGACGGGCGGCGGGTGGACCGGGTGCTGGTGACGAAAGTGGGGACGGGGAACGGCGAGGGCGCTCACGGAGGGGACGAAAGAGGCCGAAACCCGGGGGTGTGA